AGCCCTCGGTACGGGCCACGTATTCTTCCAGAGCCGGCAGCACCGCAGCGAAACCGCCCAAGTCGAGCTTTTCATAGATCGCTCGCATCGAGGCGATGGGATCGCGCACCAACTCTTCATAATGCACTTCGCAAAAACAGTCGGCATCGATCAGCTCGCGATCGGCTTCGAACTTCTCGTACATCCGCTCGAACGTCCGCAGCACATATTCCTCCACGCCCTCGTAGTTGGGCTGCTGCAGGCCGTGCTTGCGATACAGCGTTCTCCACAGGTTGCAAGTCGAGGCGTAAACCACGTAGGGATCGCGGACGATGTGAATGAACCGCGCACGAGGAAAGATTTCCAAGAGCGTTTTGATGCGGCAGGTATGGGGCGGGCTTTTGAGCACGATCCGCTTGGGCCGGCGAAACGTGATCTGCCGCAGAAACCGCAGCAGAATCCGCTTCCATCGCTCCAGTTCCTCCGGCGAAAGTCCTTCCAGCGTCAGATACTCTTCGTACTGCGGCCCGTGATTCGGAAAGGCGATGGTCAGGTAGGGCGACGGCAGGCCCAGGTTGCACAAGGCGAATTCGTCTTCCTGGGGGCGGTCCCAGCCGGCGGCCATATTGTCCATCGGCCGATGGGCCGGCAGCAGGAATTTGAGAAAGCGGCGGGCGAAATCCTCGCTGAGCAGAAAATGGTTCGGTACGAGGCATTCATAGGTGGTGGGCGAGGTGTGCCGCTCGTCGAGCACCATCAGCTCGTGCAGCAAGGTGGTGCCCGCCCGCCAATGACCCACGACAAAGATGGGCTCGTCTACGATCGGCATGCGATTGGCCCGCCAGCCGACCCACGGCCACTGCCACCAGCGATAGGCCGTGTGAAACAGGCCCATGCCGGTGAGAAACAGGGCCTGGTGCCAGCGGGTCCAATGCACGGCGAAGCGGTTGCGGACGAGCAGCCGCATCCAGCCGAAAAGGTCCATGCCGGTCCAAAACAAGGGCGCCCACTCCCTGCTTTTAGGGCCGTTCTTCTGTTTGCCTTGCCCCGGTCCGCTGCCGCCCATTGATGGCACCAAGTCTACAGCCGATATCGTGAAACGATCTATGGTAGTGGCCGAGTCGGGTCAAGAGCAAGCGGTTACCGCTGCACGGTGGTCTGTTATCGCTGCGCGGTGGTCTGCTCGCGCCGGGCAACGGCCTGC
This Pirellulales bacterium DNA region includes the following protein-coding sequences:
- a CDS encoding sulfotransferase; its protein translation is MFWTGMDLFGWMRLLVRNRFAVHWTRWHQALFLTGMGLFHTAYRWWQWPWVGWRANRMPIVDEPIFVVGHWRAGTTLLHELMVLDERHTSPTTYECLVPNHFLLSEDFARRFLKFLLPAHRPMDNMAAGWDRPQEDEFALCNLGLPSPYLTIAFPNHGPQYEEYLTLEGLSPEELERWKRILLRFLRQITFRRPKRIVLKSPPHTCRIKTLLEIFPRARFIHIVRDPYVVYASTCNLWRTLYRKHGLQQPNYEGVEEYVLRTFERMYEKFEADRELIDADCFCEVHYEELVRDPIASMRAIYEKLDLGGFAAVLPALEEYVARTEGYRTNKYEMSDEARQQVALRWASFMWRYGYAPQPAEV